One Flavobacterium sp. 90 DNA segment encodes these proteins:
- a CDS encoding hydroxymethylglutaryl-CoA lyase yields the protein MNKEIKIIECPRDAMQGIKTFIPTKNKVTYIQALLRVGFDTIDFGSFVSPKAIPQMQDTAEVLAQLDLSQTTSKLLAIIANTQGAQLAAEHEPIRYLGFPFSISENFQMRNTHKTIAESLITLEEILEIADKKNKEVVTYLSMGFGNPYGDPWNVEIVGEWTEKLAGMGVKILSLSDTVGSSTPEVITYLFSNLIPKYPQIEFGAHLHTTPNSWFEKIEAASKAGCTRFDGAIQGFGGCPMATDKLTGNMPTEKLISYFTANKKVTGLNSLSFESAYNEASKLFGKFH from the coding sequence TTGAATAAAGAAATCAAAATTATCGAATGTCCACGTGATGCCATGCAAGGTATCAAGACTTTTATTCCCACAAAAAACAAGGTTACTTACATACAAGCATTGCTTCGTGTAGGTTTTGATACCATTGATTTTGGAAGTTTTGTATCTCCCAAAGCTATTCCGCAAATGCAGGATACGGCAGAGGTTTTGGCGCAGCTTGATCTTTCGCAAACCACTAGCAAATTGCTTGCTATAATTGCAAATACGCAAGGAGCACAATTGGCAGCAGAACATGAACCAATTCGATATTTAGGATTTCCATTTTCTATATCTGAGAATTTTCAGATGAGAAATACCCATAAAACCATCGCTGAATCTTTAATTACATTAGAAGAAATTCTAGAAATCGCCGATAAAAAAAATAAAGAAGTCGTAACCTATCTTTCAATGGGTTTTGGAAATCCTTACGGAGATCCGTGGAATGTTGAAATTGTAGGCGAATGGACCGAAAAACTTGCCGGAATGGGCGTAAAAATATTATCGCTTTCAGATACTGTTGGTAGTTCTACGCCGGAAGTTATTACGTATCTTTTTTCGAATTTAATTCCAAAATATCCTCAAATTGAGTTTGGAGCGCACTTGCATACTACACCAAATAGTTGGTTCGAGAAAATAGAAGCGGCTTCAAAAGCGGGTTGCACGCGTTTTGATGGTGCAATTCAGGGATTTGGCGGCTGTCCAATGGCAACCGACAAACTAACTGGAAATATGCCTACAGAAAAACTGATTTCTTACTTTACCGCCAATAAAAAAGTAACCGGACTAAATTCCTTGAGTTTTGAAAGTGCTTATAATGAAGCGTCAAAATTGTTTGGAAAATTTCACTAG